In the genome of Blastopirellula retiformator, the window GATCGCCTGGCCCATGACTCCGCCAAGTGCGTCGACTTCGCGCACGATTTGTCCCTTGGCGACGCCGCCGATCGCCGGATTGCAGCTCATCTGGGCGACGGTATCGAGGTTGGTCGTCAGCAGGGCCGTCTTGGCGCCAAGTCGCGCAGCGGCAAGCGCCGCTTCGGTTCCGGCATGTCCGGCGCCGATGATCAGTACGTCATAGTGATAGATGATTTCGGACATCGTCACTCAGTTTACGATAGGTCGCGGTCGCGAAACCGGTTATTTTAGCTAGAGCGGGGCGGTCGTGACAGGTTCGGCTTGTCGCAGCGCCCCGGTCAAGACTGCGAAAAGCGGGGTCTGGTCTCTTTTTCGCGAAGTTGTTTAGCAATCGGCGATTACTCGCCTGCGAAAAAGCGACCTGACCCTTTTTCGCCTAACGAATGAGATTTACATGCTGTTGCGTTGGTTGGTCGGCAATTGGATTCAAAACCAGGGACGTGATCTCGTTCAACAGCAACTGGCGGGCCGCGTTGCCGGAGAAGGGGAGCCGGTCGAGGCGCCGGAGACGATCGAGGTCGCCTGTTTCTTCGCCTTGGGGATCGAATCAGGCGGGCTGTACGACATGCTGGAGTCGCCGCAAACGATCAAACACGACGGATTTGTCGAACACCTGGGCCTGCTCGATGGGCGGCTGATCTCGCTGGTCGAAACGGGCGTTGGCAGCAAAAAGGCCCGGAAAACGACCGAGCAATACATTGAGCTTCGCCAGCCACAGTGGATCGTCTCGTCTGGATTCGTCGGCGGTTTGGCCGAGCCCGTCAAAAAGGGGCATGTGGTCATGGCCAGCTCGGTCGTTCGGGCCGAGCGGGAAGAGTTGGCGATTCCCCTTTCGATGTCGCCGGAGCAAGCCCACGCTCAGCCAGGGCTGCACGTGGGCCGCCTGTTGACGGTCGATAAGATCGTCCGCACGCCACAGCAAAAGCGGCAACTGGGCGAAGCCAACGGAGCGATCGCAGTCGATATGGAGACCTACGCGACGGCCGATGCGTGCGCCGCGGGGAAGACTCGGTTCCTTTCGGTTCGCGTTATTACCGACGCCGTCGACGACGAGTTGCCGAAAAACCTGGAGCGATTGGTCGAACAGACCAGCACCGCCAAGATGATCGGCGCCGCAGCGGCTGCGTTCATCAATCGTCCTTCCAGCGTGCAGGACATGTGGCGACTGCGCGAGACCGCAATGAAAGCGAGCGATCGCCTGGCACGGTTCCTTCAGGGGGTTGTTCCGCAGCTGGGGTAGGGTGGTGTAAGTAATATTTGCTCTCGTATCGATAGATTGCTACATTCGAGAGGTTACCTATCATGCGCGGAAACAATTCGATGGATGCTCAGCAAGCGGTCAACACTGGACTTGCTCTATTGGAGCAAGGAAAACGTAATGAAGCGCTCGAACAATTCGAGCATGCGATTGGGCTAGAGCCCAAACATGGTCAGGCCTGGTTCGTCAAAGGTTGCGTGATGGGCGATTTAGGCCGCACGCGGGACGCGGCCGAATGTTATCTCCAATCGCTGCAGTACGCTCCGGCCTATGCGGCGTTGATTCTATTCAATCTCGGTAACTGTCTGCGCGATCTGGGCGAAGGCGAGCGGGCCCTGGAGTGCTTCCAGTCGGTCACCGAAATGGAGCCGGAGAACTCGGACGCTTGGATCAACCAAGGGGTCGTGCTCGACAACCTCGGCCAGCCCGAAGAGGCGATCGCCTGTTACGACACGGCGCTGCGTTTGGCGCCCGACGACTTCGACGCTTGGGCGAACCGCGGCAACAGCCTGCGTGCGTTGCGCGAGTACGACGAAGCGATCGAGTGTTACGAGAAGGCGCTGGAGCTGAATCCCAACAGCCGCGCCGCGTTGGCGGGGCGGGGGATCTGCGTCTCGGAACTAGGCGATCCCGAGAATGGCTTGCGGTTGCTCGATCAGTGTCAAAGCGATCCTCCCTTTCCGCCGCTGTTGATCGAACGAGCGACGATCTTGTCGCAATTGCAGCGCTACGATGAAGCGATTGAAGACATCGATCGCGCGGTGCGACTTGGGGCCAACTTCCCGGAAGCGTGGGCCAATCGGGGCGAATGCCTGGTTCGGCTCGGTCAGTTTCCCGAAGCGGTCGCGTCGTTTGAAACGGCGCTGGCTCGCAACTCTCGGTTCGTCCCGGCCATCTATGGCAAGGCCCGGGCGCTTTGTCTGTGCCAGCAAATGGACGCCGCTCGCGAAACGCTGGAGATGTACTTCACGCTGGCCGACGAAGACGACCGCCGCTGGGAAGCGGCCCAGCAGCTGCGCGAGTTTTGTTTGGATGGAGAGTAGACTACGCATCCTGGTTAGCCGCGATTGCTTTCGCTATCGCGGCGGCGCAGCCGCAGGAGGCATCCAAGCCCGGTTGGCGTCGAAAGGGGGCTGTCCGTCGTGACGCGGCGAAAACTACGCCGCACTAGTAAGAGGCGCGAAATGATGCCTCTTGCCGACGTTATCGGCCCTGCGGGGATCGAGGGCGACTTCTAAACCAGCCCCGGAATCAACTTCCAGCGAACGCGCTGAGCGAACTCTTGGTACTGTTCGTCCTGCATCAGCAGGCGTTCTTCAGCCATGATCCGCATCAACCACAACAGGACGCAGGCACAGTAGACCGAAACGTTCCAGTAGCTGGTTTGGTTGATCATGTAGCCGCCGTAGGCGACGACGTAGCTGAGGTAGAGCGGGTGACGGACATAGCGATACATGCCGTCGGTTTTGATGCCGCGATTGGCCGCCACGATGCCGATGCTGCGGTTCAGCGAAGCCATCGCAAAAATCTGCAGCCCGATGCCGGTGCACTGCACGATCTGGCCAAAGAGGGAGTCGTGCGTCTGTCCGGCCGGCATGAACAGGATCACCGCGTAGGTGCCCATCAAACCGACGGCCCAGTCGTACAGCGACATCGAGACGTTCTTGGGCGGTTTCCGGATCAGGTAGAAGAAGACGTCGGTCGACACCTTCACCAAAATCAGGAACGTGCTTAAGCGGTACCAGGTGAAGAACGCTTCTCCCTGGACCCAGGCGAAGCGGAAGAAAAACGCCGCCATCGCAATGTTGGTGCACGTTTCCCATACCTGACGCTTGAAGTTGGGCAGATCGATCTCGGTCGGTGAGAACGAAGGATTGGCGTTGGCGCTCACTGGGCGATCTCCATCGTTTCTTGAATTTTCTTTTTACGGGCTTTCCAGATCAGCCCGTCGACGACGTAATGGTGGAAGTTAATCGTCTGGTAAACGACGATCGCGATCAGCGGAATCGCCGCGATGACGCTCATGTTGGTCACCGTGTAAATGGCGCCGTAAGCGACGCTGGTCACGCCCAGACAGACGAGGAAGTAACAGACGATGTTAAACGGGTGCGTCTGGCTGATCGCCGACAGCAGCATGTGTTTGGGATCTGTACCTGACTTGAACCGATTGGCGTTAAACATCCAGACGATCAGGATGTACTGGGCGTTGTGCCAGACGTTCAGCACCAGCCAGCCATGATCGATGTTCTCGACCAGCACGTAGCCGACCGTAAAGATCGTCAGATGGGTAAACATGTAGCCGACCAGCGCCAGCGAAGTCTTCCCTTCCCGCCACATCAGCGCTTGACGAACCAACCAGACTGCGGTCACGCTGCCGGCGAGCACCCCTGCGGCGACGACGACCCAATAGGGCGTCGGCAGGTACAGCACTTCCGAGCCAAGGAAGGTCGGCGACGCTTGATAAGAGCGATACAAGATGCCCCACAGCGGAACCAGGTAGAGCGACCAGGTGGTCAGCTTTTGATCGAGGCCCGGCTGTATGCCGCATTTGCGTTCGTAGAACCGCGTAATGCCGTAGCTTTGCCGCGTGTAATGAAACCATTGCCAATAGAGATAAATCGTCGCCAACGCCCACAAGCCGAAGGTCAGGCCAATCACGGCGGTCACAGCCAAGACGATCCAGGGCAACACGGTCAGCAGTTTGCGATGCTCTTGGGCGCTGTCTGAGTCGAAAGCGAGTCGCGTGAAAGTGGCGACGACGTGGTGATAGCCAAGGAACCACAAGTCGAGAACCAGCACGATCGGAAACCATTCGGGCCGAACGGTAACAATCGCGCCCGACGCCAGCGCAAGAATAGCGACGCCAAAGATCAGCGTCATATCAAACTGGGCGTTGCGCAGCCAACCGTAGCGTACGTCGGCTACGGCGCTGTCGGATACGGCGGCGGTACTCATAATGATTTGTTCTATTTTGGGGGGAGCTGGTTTGAGAAAAACTTAGGTTGCCGTTGCCTGGGGGGGAAAGAAAAACAAGCGGCGAGCCCTTAATTTCACTGACCATTTACGGGCTCCGCGCAGGGGGAGATCGGATTGTGACGAACGTAGCGATTACGGCGTTCGTCCCATAAGTGAGTCCGATTGGGTAATGGGGAGAAAACGCGCTTCGGATCAACGCAAGAAATAAAAAACGCCCGATCGATGCCGGGCGTTTTGAATTCGCGTGTGCGTCAGCAGTGGGTCTGGTCGCCCCTTCAAACCGCGTCTTCTCCCATTTCGCCGGTGCGAATGCGGATCGCTTGTTTGACGTCGTAGATGAAGAGCTTGCCGTCGCCGATCTGGCCGGTCTGGGCCGACTTCAAGATCGTGTCGATCACCAGCTGCAGGTTGCCGTCGCTGCAAATGATCTCGATCTTGTGTTTGGGGACGAAATCAACCGAGTACTCGGCGCCACGGTAGTTCTCGGTGTGACCCTTTTGGCGGCCATAGCCTTGCACTTCGCTGACCGTCATGCCGTGCACGCCCATCTCGTTCAAGGCGCCTTTGACGTCTTCCAGCTTGTGGTGCCGAATAATCGCTTCCACTTTTTTCATATCGAAACCATCTCCCTGCAACCGGGCGCCCGGCACAAACGTCCGCCGGGCGCGTCACTCACTAGTCTAAAAAGAGGAGCTAATTGAAGATATATCCCTCTTCGCCATGTTCGGCCAAGTCGAGGCCCCGAATTTCGCTTTCTTGGGGAACCCGCAGGCCAATCAGGAAATCGATCGCCTTCAGCAAAATTAAGGTGATGACGACCGAATAGAGGATCGTGATCCCTACGGCGACGATTTGCCCAATCAGAAGCGAAATTCCGCCCCCTTCGTACAAGCCGATCGGCTCTCCTTCCGCTTCGCCAAAAACGTGCCGCGTGGCGAAGACCCCGGTCAAAATTGCGCCCAAGGTTCCGCCAATTCCATGCACGCCGAACGCGTCAAGCGAGTCGTCATACCGCAATTGGTGCTTCAGGCGGATCACCGCCCAATAGCAAACGGCGCCGGCGATCGCTCCCATCAAGAGGGCGGGCATTGGCAGCACAAAGCCGGCCGCCGGCGTAATGCAGACCAATCCGGCCACCGCGCCCGAAGCGCAGCCCAGCACGCTCGGTTTGCCATGGCCGATCCATTCCATTGCAGCCCACGCGACCGCCCCGGCCGCAGCCGAGAAGTGCGTCACCGCAAAAGCGTTGGCGGCCAGGCCATTGGCCGAGAGGGCGCTGCCGGCGTTAAACCCGAACCAGCCAAACCATAGCAGTCCCGCGCCAAGCGTCGTGTAGGTCAAGTTGTGGGGACGCATATCGTCGTTGCCAAAGCCCAGGCGATTGCCAATCAGTAACGCGCACATCAAGGCCGAGATGCCAGAGCTGATGTGGACGACCGTCCCGCCGGCGAAGTCGAGAGCCCCGCCGGCGATCGAAGCGTCGCCGCCGTAGAACAAGATTCCGCCGTCCCAAACCCAGTGGCAGAGCGGGCAATAGACGAACGTCCCCCACAGCACTGAGAAGAGGGCCATGCTCGAGAACTTCATCCGTTCGGCAAAGGCGCCGCAGATCAGCGCCGGCGTGATGATGAAGAACATCCCCTGAAACAGCATGTGCGTGTAGCGAGGGATCGTCCCTTCCAGCGGCGTGATGATTTCGCCGGCGTTGGCGTCGTAGTGCGACTGCACATTGTTCATAAACAAATAGTCCATGTTTCCCAGATAGGGATCCGAGCCGCCGAACGAGAGAGAATAACCCCACAGCGCCCAAACGACCGTCATCAGCCCCATCAGAAACAAGCACTGCATCATGACGCTCAGCACGTTCTTGCGGCGAACCAAGCCGCTGTAGAACATCGCCAGTCCCGGAGCGGTCATCAGCAACACCAGGGCGCTGCTCATCAGCATCCAGGCGTTGTCGCCGGTATCGAGGCCTTCACCAGCCGATGCGTCTTGTTCGATCATCTCCGCCACGTCGGGCGAGCCGACCGGCAGATCATCCGGTACCTGGGGCCCGTCTTGAGCCAGCGTCAGAGTCACGGTGGAGACTAATAGGAGTAGCGCGCATAGGCTGAGCGCTCTGCGAACAAACGTGCGCATCGAAGTACCTCGTTGGATGTGCCTGGGCCAATGGAAGGCCAGTGCGCCGCCTAACGTCCGCCAGGATCGTCTCCCGCACTGATTTCCTCGGTTGTTGGAATCGTCGCCGGCTGCGTGGCGGCCGTGCCTATGCGTCGGTTCCAACAGGAAGCTACCCAAGCTATTTCTCCCTTGCCGCCGTGTAAAGGGCGGAATTCGTACAAGCGAGAAATTTTATCCTCACTCCGGGGCGGTTCGCCACTCGGTCTCGCTGTGGCCAGACAATAGATTCGACCAGCGAGCCAGCACAAACAGCAGGTCCCCAAGACGGTTGAGATAGCGGAGCGCCACATGGGCCGGCTCGTCAAGCTGCCCGTCATATAACGCCACGAGGTTTCGCTCGGCCCGGCGACAAACGGCTCGGGCTTGATGCAGATTGGCGCCCAGAGTCGACCCGCCGGGGAGAATAAAGGCGGTTAGCGGCGTCAGTTGCGACTCGCCCTGGTCGATTGTCTGTTCCACCCAGGCGACCGAGTCATTGCTCAGGATGGTGGTGCCCGCCGCGGCGGGATTGGGAGAGGCGACTTGCGCGCCCAGTCCGAACAGTTCGTGCTGAATCCGCTGGATTGGCTCGGCGATTTCAGGCGCCGCAGCCAGAGAATGCACAACGCCGAGCATTGCATTCAGCTCATCAATGTCGCCGATCGCGATGATTCGGCGATCGTCTTTGCGAACCCGCGCGCCGCGGTAAAGTCCTGTTTCGCCGTCATCGCCGCTTTTCGTATAAATCTTCATGGCATCGAATTCCTGCGGCCTTGGCTACTATAATGGTGGAGAACGGATTCTTGACCCACGACACGTGACTTGACCCTGCGAGGCTGCACCATGCGTTGGATCTGCGGAAGTTTGGTTTTGATTCTGGTGACGTCCTTCTGCTGCGCCGACGAGCCGGCGGCCAGCGACACGCCCACCTCGATCGAAGGAAAGTATCTCTCCGGCGTCCGCCAGGTGACCAGCGGCATGGTCAAAGCGGGGGAAGGATACTTCTCGCCCGATGGAGAGACGATCGTCTACCAGGCCGTTCCGCTGCAGTACCCATTCTATCAGATTTACACGCAACCTCTGTCGGGCGGCGAGCCAACCCTGATTAGTACCGGACGGGGCCGCACCACGTGCGCCTACTTTACGCCTGACGGCAAGCAGATCTTGTTCGCCAGTAGTCATCTCGATCCGAATATGACCGAGACCGAGCAGGCCGAAATCGCTCAGCAGGAAGCCGACCGTAAATCGGGTAAGCGGCGGCGGTATTCGTGGGATTTTGATCCTTTCACTGACATCTTCGTCAAAGACCTCAAGTCGGGCGAACTGACCCAGCTGACGACCGAAAAAGGCTACGACGCCGAAGGCGCTTACAACAAAGAGGGGGCCAAGATCGCCTTCTGCAGCGATCGGGACGGCGATCCCGATTTGTACATCATGGACGCCGACGGCTCGAACCTGAAGCAACTGACCGACGCCAAAGGATATGACGGCGGCCCCTTCATTTCGCCCAACGGCAAATGGGTCGTCTTCCGCAGCGATCGCGACAAAGAAGGTTATCTGCAGATCTATGTGATTGGCGTCGATGGCAAGCACGAAACCGCGCTGACCGCCAACGACGGCGTGAACTGGGCGCCTTATTGGCATCCGACCAAGCCGTACATCATCTGGGCAGGCGCCGATCACTCGCAACCGGGGCGTCCTAACTACGACCTGTGGTTGATGAAATACGAAGAGACCGACGACGCGATCAAACCGGGAAAAATCTGGCGGATCACCGATTCGCCAGCCGCCGACGTGCTGCCGGTTTTTTCGCCCGACGGCAAAAAGCTGATGTGGACCAGCACCCGAACCGATGATCACAGCAGCCAGCTGTACATCGCCGATTTTCAATTCCCGGAAGACGAGTAAAGTAATGCAGGACGCGCCCGCCGACATGCCGGAAACCAAGGCCTGCGGCTTTTTGATCGTCAAAGGGAATCCGATCGAGACGTTCCTGCTGATGCGGCATAAGGACCGCTGGGACTTGCCCAAGGGGCATGTCGACCCGGGCGAAGACGAAATGACCTGCGCATTGCGAGAGCTGGAAGAAGAAACCGGCATCATGGCGAGCCAGATCGAGGTCGATCCCAACTTCCGCTACTCGCTGCAGTATGTCGTCCACTACAAGAAGCGTATGGGCGGGGTCACCGCGCTGAAGACGGCCGTCTATTTTCTGGCGACGCTGACCGACGATGTCGAACTGAACTTGACCGAGCATTTAGGGGCGGAGTGGTTCTCCTGGAATCCGCCCCACGCGATTCAAGAGCAGACGATCGATCCGCTGCTCGCCGCAGTCGCCGCGCACGTTAGCTCGTAAGAGCCGTTTCGCTGGCCGTCTTTCCTTCGCACGAGTAGAGGACGCAGCCGACCTTGGCGTTCCAACAGCTGCGATGATAGATCGCGCCGCAATCATCACAGGCAACGCCATCTTCTTTCACGACATCACCGCAGGCGTTACAGATCGACCGGGCGACGGCGTCGGCGATGATTGGTTGAGATGCGTTATTGCCATTGTCGAGCGCTGGCGGCGGAGTCGTGCCCGAAATCGAGGTCCCGGGGACGCGGATCTCGCAGCAATGGGCGACCAGCATTTCTAACTGTTGGGCATAGCCGAACGTTTTTTCTACCGTGACAAACAGAAACCCGTCGTGGATCTCGACATAGGCGGCGCCAGAAACAGCCATGTCATTCAAGTCGTCGAGCGCCGAGAAGACGCCGGCGGCAATCAGATTACGGGCAGTCTCGGAATGTTCGGCATACAGACGATAGCGCTCGTCGAAGGCAGGATTGCCTGATTCGATCGTGGGCGACTCGTCGTAAAAATAATCGGGCCGCAGTTTATTGCGGGGGTGAATCTGCAAGCGAAACCGCGGTTCAGGCCAGGTCGTACGGAACTCGGTCAAGAACTTGCCGGCATAGCCGACCGGCGGCTTGATCCGTAGCATCGCAGGCTGCCCGTGCAGGTCAAACGAAACGGCGGTTTGCTCAGGCGTCTTCGTCTGCGTGAACTTGCCGTCATACAGCTGCGCCAGGGTCCGCATTGCCTGCAACGGATCGGGGCGCAGACGCGCGCCTGCGGCCCAGGCCACGCAGAAGGCCACGCAGATGATCGCCAAAATCAGAAGGAAGGTCGTCATCGAACTTGCTCCTTCAATACGTCGGGAAACTTCATGGTTTGCCGCTCGAAGTGATTCGTTGCCGGGGTAGGGCTCTTGGCGAAAATCGCCCCCTATTCCGACTCAATCGGCTTAATCTCAATGTTGCCAATGACTTGCGTCACAGGCAAAAAAGCGGCGAGAGCGCCTCCCCCAGACAGGTCGGATTCGGCGATCTTAATGTGCCCGACGCCGATACCCCCTTGGCCCAGTGTGGCGTCAAGCGGAATCCAGCGGTCGTTGATCCAGGCCTCGGTCCACATGTGATAAGCGAAGCCCCGTCCCGACTTGCCGTCGTAGTAGACCAGGCCGACCGCCGCACGGGCTGGAATTTTATGAGCCCGCAGCAGGGCGATCAAGAGAACCGAGTGTTCGGTGCAGTCGCCGGCCCGCGACTTGGCGACGTCGGCTGCCGACGCGAATGCCTGGGAAAAGTCTTTTTGCTCAATCGATTGGCGGACCAGTTGTTCCAGCTCGACTGCCAGTTTCCAGGTCTGTTCGTCCGGCGTTTTCGCCTGGGCGGCAAGCTCTTGCACCAGCGGATCGTCGACTTGCACCAGGCTGCTGGCCGCGATGTCGGCGTCGGTCGGCGGCGTTTGCTGGGCCAAAGCCGCAGGAAGCGGCGTGTCGGGACGCAGGGCGATCTCGTGCAGATGAAGCGAGTTCTCCGTTACGTCGCTGGTCCATTGTCCGCCGCTGGTCGGAAAGAGCGCCGGGGAGACGTTCTTTTTGAGCGT includes:
- a CDS encoding phosphorylase family protein, yielding MLLRWLVGNWIQNQGRDLVQQQLAGRVAGEGEPVEAPETIEVACFFALGIESGGLYDMLESPQTIKHDGFVEHLGLLDGRLISLVETGVGSKKARKTTEQYIELRQPQWIVSSGFVGGLAEPVKKGHVVMASSVVRAEREELAIPLSMSPEQAHAQPGLHVGRLLTVDKIVRTPQQKRQLGEANGAIAVDMETYATADACAAGKTRFLSVRVITDAVDDELPKNLERLVEQTSTAKMIGAAAAAFINRPSSVQDMWRLRETAMKASDRLARFLQGVVPQLG
- a CDS encoding tetratricopeptide repeat protein, which encodes MRGNNSMDAQQAVNTGLALLEQGKRNEALEQFEHAIGLEPKHGQAWFVKGCVMGDLGRTRDAAECYLQSLQYAPAYAALILFNLGNCLRDLGEGERALECFQSVTEMEPENSDAWINQGVVLDNLGQPEEAIACYDTALRLAPDDFDAWANRGNSLRALREYDEAIECYEKALELNPNSRAALAGRGICVSELGDPENGLRLLDQCQSDPPFPPLLIERATILSQLQRYDEAIEDIDRAVRLGANFPEAWANRGECLVRLGQFPEAVASFETALARNSRFVPAIYGKARALCLCQQMDAARETLEMYFTLADEDDRRWEAAQQLREFCLDGE
- a CDS encoding methyltransferase family protein yields the protein MSANANPSFSPTEIDLPNFKRQVWETCTNIAMAAFFFRFAWVQGEAFFTWYRLSTFLILVKVSTDVFFYLIRKPPKNVSMSLYDWAVGLMGTYAVILFMPAGQTHDSLFGQIVQCTGIGLQIFAMASLNRSIGIVAANRGIKTDGMYRYVRHPLYLSYVVAYGGYMINQTSYWNVSVYCACVLLWLMRIMAEERLLMQDEQYQEFAQRVRWKLIPGLV
- a CDS encoding P-II family nitrogen regulator translates to MKKVEAIIRHHKLEDVKGALNEMGVHGMTVSEVQGYGRQKGHTENYRGAEYSVDFVPKHKIEIICSDGNLQLVIDTILKSAQTGQIGDGKLFIYDVKQAIRIRTGEMGEDAV
- a CDS encoding ammonium transporter, which codes for MRTFVRRALSLCALLLLVSTVTLTLAQDGPQVPDDLPVGSPDVAEMIEQDASAGEGLDTGDNAWMLMSSALVLLMTAPGLAMFYSGLVRRKNVLSVMMQCLFLMGLMTVVWALWGYSLSFGGSDPYLGNMDYLFMNNVQSHYDANAGEIITPLEGTIPRYTHMLFQGMFFIITPALICGAFAERMKFSSMALFSVLWGTFVYCPLCHWVWDGGILFYGGDASIAGGALDFAGGTVVHISSGISALMCALLIGNRLGFGNDDMRPHNLTYTTLGAGLLWFGWFGFNAGSALSANGLAANAFAVTHFSAAAGAVAWAAMEWIGHGKPSVLGCASGAVAGLVCITPAAGFVLPMPALLMGAIAGAVCYWAVIRLKHQLRYDDSLDAFGVHGIGGTLGAILTGVFATRHVFGEAEGEPIGLYEGGGISLLIGQIVAVGITILYSVVITLILLKAIDFLIGLRVPQESEIRGLDLAEHGEEGYIFN
- a CDS encoding cob(I)yrinic acid a,c-diamide adenosyltransferase, translated to MKIYTKSGDDGETGLYRGARVRKDDRRIIAIGDIDELNAMLGVVHSLAAAPEIAEPIQRIQHELFGLGAQVASPNPAAAGTTILSNDSVAWVEQTIDQGESQLTPLTAFILPGGSTLGANLHQARAVCRRAERNLVALYDGQLDEPAHVALRYLNRLGDLLFVLARWSNLLSGHSETEWRTAPE
- a CDS encoding TolB family protein; this encodes MRWICGSLVLILVTSFCCADEPAASDTPTSIEGKYLSGVRQVTSGMVKAGEGYFSPDGETIVYQAVPLQYPFYQIYTQPLSGGEPTLISTGRGRTTCAYFTPDGKQILFASSHLDPNMTETEQAEIAQQEADRKSGKRRRYSWDFDPFTDIFVKDLKSGELTQLTTEKGYDAEGAYNKEGAKIAFCSDRDGDPDLYIMDADGSNLKQLTDAKGYDGGPFISPNGKWVVFRSDRDKEGYLQIYVIGVDGKHETALTANDGVNWAPYWHPTKPYIIWAGADHSQPGRPNYDLWLMKYEETDDAIKPGKIWRITDSPAADVLPVFSPDGKKLMWTSTRTDDHSSQLYIADFQFPEDE
- a CDS encoding bis(5'-nucleosyl)-tetraphosphatase; this encodes MQDAPADMPETKACGFLIVKGNPIETFLLMRHKDRWDLPKGHVDPGEDEMTCALRELEEETGIMASQIEVDPNFRYSLQYVVHYKKRMGGVTALKTAVYFLATLTDDVELNLTEHLGAEWFSWNPPHAIQEQTIDPLLAAVAAHVSS
- a CDS encoding RING finger protein → MTTFLLILAIICVAFCVAWAAGARLRPDPLQAMRTLAQLYDGKFTQTKTPEQTAVSFDLHGQPAMLRIKPPVGYAGKFLTEFRTTWPEPRFRLQIHPRNKLRPDYFYDESPTIESGNPAFDERYRLYAEHSETARNLIAAGVFSALDDLNDMAVSGAAYVEIHDGFLFVTVEKTFGYAQQLEMLVAHCCEIRVPGTSISGTTPPPALDNGNNASQPIIADAVARSICNACGDVVKEDGVACDDCGAIYHRSCWNAKVGCVLYSCEGKTASETALTS